The Spirochaetota bacterium genome segment CGCATCAAGAGCCATATGGAAGGGGATGAGTGCGTCTGCCGATTCACGCCGGAGGAACACCACGCGGCTTTCCCGAATATCCTGAACGGCGGGATCATCGCGACCATAATGGACTGTCACGCGATCTGGACATCGGTGGGCGCCCGACATCGGACGCTCGGGTACGACGACACCGGTGAATCGCGTACGATGTTCGTGACGAAAAAGATGACCGTGGAATTTCTAAAGCCCACCCCCATGGGGACGGAGCTCGAGGTCCGCGCGCGGGTCGTCGAAACCCGGGGAAAATCCTCGCGCGTGATCGTCGAGCTCCGCGCGAAAGACGGGATCACCGCGCGCGCAGAGGTGACGGCAGTACGGGTCGAGGACTAGTCGTATCAGCCCCCTCCCCGCCGGACGCGCCAGGTGAGAAGCTCCCCTGCGGCCGGTAGAGAGCTTTCCCCCGGCCATTCCGTCATGACAGGGTGCCGATACCAGCAGCCGGCAGGACGATGCAGCTTGTCAATCCTCAAAATAGGCCGGCTTCACCGCAACCGTCATGCTTCCCGATTCCTTCAGGATTTTTTCGAGCCCGTACACCGCGGGGAGCTCATACTTAAAGTAATACTCGAGGGTATACATCTTGCCTCCCAGGAATTCCGCGCCATACGCCGCCGTCTTTTGTGCGGGAAGCTCCTGTATCGCGATCCCCTGCGCCAGCCATTGCCATCCAATGCACAGGATCCCGGAAAGCTCCAGGAAAAGCGCCGCATCGGCAAGGAACCTGTCAATCTCGCCTTTAAGCGCAAATTGAACAAGAATTCCGGTCACCCCCTGCCACAGCGAGAGCGCGCGTCCGAGCTCGTCGGCGAAACCGGAAAGCGCACTAAACTTCTTTGCTGTGTCGATCGTGCGGTTGATTTCTCCGATAAACGCCTGCGCAGCCGCGCCGTTTTTCATAGTGACCTTGCGTCCCAGGAGGTCCATGCCCTGGATGCCCGTCGTACCCTCGTGGATAGGGTGGATGCGCGCGTCGCGCATGTACTGTTCCACGGGAAACTCGTCCGAATAGCCGTAACCCCCCAGGCACTGGATCGCCTGGCTCGTTGAAACTATGCCCATCTCGGACGGGTAGGTTTTCACGATCGGGGTGAGTATTTCGAGCAGGAGCTCCAGCCGTGTCTTCTCTTCACCGGAGGAAACCTGTATCAGGTCGACGAGCTTGCCCGAGTGCACAATCAGCGAGAGGGATCCCTCAACGATGGCCCGCTGTTTCAGCAGCATACGCCGGATGTCGGCATGCTCGATAATGGGCACCTGGGGTTTCACGGGGTCCTTCTCGGTGATGGACCTTCCCTGGAGTCGCTCGCGCGCATACTCGAGGGAGGCATAATAGGCTGCGCTCGCGATGGCCGCGGCTCCCACTCCCACATGAATACGCGCCTCGTTCATCATGTGAAACATGTAGGAAAGGCCCCGGTTGGCTTCGCCCACCAGGTAGCCCCTGCAGTCGTCGCTCTCTCCCATGGAAAGCTGCGCGATGGGGGAGCCGCGGTATCCCATTTTGTGGTAACAGCCCGCGCAGCTCACGTCGTTGAACTCAAGCTTTCCGCCTTCGCCCTTCCTATGCTTCGGTACGATGAAGAGCGAGATTCCCTTGACGCCCGCGGGGGCGCCCTTGATGCGCGCGAGCATCAGGTGCACGATGTTCTCCGCGGCGTCGTGGTCCCCGGCGGAGATGAAGGTTTTCTGTCCCTTTATAAGGTAGTATCCCTTGTCAGTGGGAAGCGCCATGGTACGCACGTCGGAGAGCGAGCTTCCTGCCTCGGGTTCCGTGAGGGCCATCGTGCCCTGCCAGTTTCCCGACACCATGGGCGGGGCAAACGATTCCTGGAGTTCCTTCGATGCGAAGCTGTAGATCAGGTTGAGCGCCCCGGAGGTGAGTCCCGGGTATACGCTCAGCGAATAGTTCGCCGCGGCGAATATGAACATGCAGGCGTTGAAGAGCGTGAGCGGCATCTGCTGCCCGCCCAGGTCGTACGGAAAGATCGCGTTTATCCACCCCCCCTCGGCCATCTTCCGCACGAACGGGCTCACCGAAGGGTGAACTTTTATTGTAGAGCCCGTGTATTCGGGGGGCTTCTTGTCCATCTCGGAAAAAACAGGGAACATCATCGCCGCAGCGATATCCCTCGCGGTATCGAGTATCAACTCCGTGCTTTCCACGCCGTATTCTGCAAAGCGCTCGTGCTTAAAGAGGTCTGCGATCCCGTGCACGTCGTAGAGAACGAACTTTAAATTTTTCTCGCTGTAGAACCTGGTTGCCATATCATCCCTCGCCTGATTTTATTTTCCTTTGAATACCGCTTCCCGGCGTTCCATGAAGGACATCACGCCCTCCATCGCGTCCTCGCTTTTGATGATGGGCTGAAGGTCGGGGATGAGCCGTGCAAGCGCGGCCTTGGGCCCCTCGACGCGCGCCAGCCGCGCCGACCTGAGCGCCGCCATGACGCCCAGCGGTGCCCGCTTTGAAATCTCCGTCGCTATCTGCACCGCCCGTTCCAATACCTGCGGCGGTTCGACGACTTCCTGCACGAGCCCCAACCGATACGCCTCCGTGGCGTTGATCTCGTCGCCGGTCAGGAGATAGCGCATTGCGTTACCCCAGCCGATCTCCTCGAACAGACGCACGGTTCCCCCGCCCACGGGATAGATGCCCCTCTTTACCTCGAGGAGCGCGATGCGGACGGTGGTCGCCGCCACCCGAATGTCCTGGGCGAGGAGAAGCTCGAAACCTATTGTGTAGCAGCGCCCGGTGACGGCCATGACCACCGGCTTGGCGCACCGGGCGTCCTCGTGGCTGCCCAGGGGATCGATCGATCCCTCGGGGATGACGATCCCGCTCTTCATGAACACCTCGGCCCACTTGTCGAGCTCAAGCCCGGAGGTGAAATGATCGCCGTGCGCGTGCAGCACGCCGCAGCGAAGCTCCGGGTCGCGGTGCAACTCGCCGTACGCGGCGGCGAGCTCGTAATACATGTCGAGATCGAAGGCGTTCATCTTGTCCGGGCGGTTAAGCCCCATGAGCAGGACGTGGCCGCGCCGTTCGGCCGTGATCTTTTTATATTCCATGCATCACCTCCGCGATTTGCGTTTCATGACGGCGTTTCTCCCGGGGTTCGGGGCCGTCGGGAAAATGCTACTTTGCCATGGTTCCGCGTCAATAATTATTTCGAGCGCTCGATAGAAATATTCTTGCGCATCAAACGCCGCGTGCTACGCTGATCATGCCCCGGCGGTTATCAAGGACTGCGCGTTCCGCCCGGGTACCGGCCCGCGCCTTGCCCGGTTCGAAGCGGAATCCGGGCGGGGACCCATGAGCCGCCGGCACCTTGAAAAACCGTACGCGAATCGGAACCCCTTGCCGTGAAGCGGGGCTGGAGCTATCGATGAATTATGATGAATTCAAAACCGAGGTACTGTCCTCGGCGGAAGACGTGTACCGGCAGTATTACCGCGCACATCGGCAGCGCATAAAAATTAAGAAGGAAGACCTTGCGGTAAAAAATTATATGATGCTCACCAATACCGCCCTGAAACTCTCCGCCGAGAAGGGATTCCAGGCCATGACCATGCGCGACCTGGCGCGCGAGGCCGGCATGAGCATGGGAGCGCTCTATTACTATTTTTCCGGCAAGAACGAGATCCTTGAACGCATTCATGACCAGGGTCACAAGTTCGTCCTGGAAATACTTTTAAAATACATCTCCCTCGCGTCCGGACCGGCGGAAAAACTAAGAACGGCGATCCGGACCCACCTGTACCTGAGCGAGCTCATGAGGCTGTGGTTCTATTTTTTTTTCATGGAGACGAAACACCTGGGGAAAAAGCACCGTCAAACTCCCATGGAGAGCGAGCTGTGGACCGAGGGGCTTTACGTGGACCTGCTCGAAGAGGGCAGGCGCGCGGGCGTCTACGCGTTCGATGATCCCGATCTTATCGGCGCGTCGATCAAGTCGCTGCTTCAAGACTGGTACCTGAAGCGCTGGAAATACGTGCAGCGCGGCGTGACGGTCGAGAAGTATACGGATTTCGTGATTTCGCTCATCGAGGCATATGTGACGGCGTGATCGGGCTTGCACAGGGAACGGGTACCCCGTCCGGATATACCATCGGCGGGTTGTCATGGCGAACGGCGTGTGCCCTGCGCACGAAATGCGCCCCCGGCAATTAAAGGTCCCGCGCCCGTTGACAAAGCGTATCGGCCCCCTATATTTTCCTTATGTGGTCGCTATTGGCGCCATGCCCGGGCCTCGGATCAAGAAGGAAGCATAAAAAATTCGCTTGACCGTAAAGACCCCCGGCGCTTTGCTCTCCACCCTGTAGGAGTATA includes the following:
- a CDS encoding TetR/AcrR family transcriptional regulator, which produces MNYDEFKTEVLSSAEDVYRQYYRAHRQRIKIKKEDLAVKNYMMLTNTALKLSAEKGFQAMTMRDLAREAGMSMGALYYYFSGKNEILERIHDQGHKFVLEILLKYISLASGPAEKLRTAIRTHLYLSELMRLWFYFFFMETKHLGKKHRQTPMESELWTEGLYVDLLEEGRRAGVYAFDDPDLIGASIKSLLQDWYLKRWKYVQRGVTVEKYTDFVISLIEAYVTA
- a CDS encoding crotonase/enoyl-CoA hydratase family protein, encoding MEYKKITAERRGHVLLMGLNRPDKMNAFDLDMYYELAAAYGELHRDPELRCGVLHAHGDHFTSGLELDKWAEVFMKSGIVIPEGSIDPLGSHEDARCAKPVVMAVTGRCYTIGFELLLAQDIRVAATTVRIALLEVKRGIYPVGGGTVRLFEEIGWGNAMRYLLTGDEINATEAYRLGLVQEVVEPPQVLERAVQIATEISKRAPLGVMAALRSARLARVEGPKAALARLIPDLQPIIKSEDAMEGVMSFMERREAVFKGK
- a CDS encoding PaaI family thioesterase, giving the protein MNTTPLQDRLPKDSGGRICFGCGADNHRGLRIKSHMEGDECVCRFTPEEHHAAFPNILNGGIIATIMDCHAIWTSVGARHRTLGYDDTGESRTMFVTKKMTVEFLKPTPMGTELEVRARVVETRGKSSRVIVELRAKDGITARAEVTAVRVED
- a CDS encoding acyl-CoA dehydrogenase, with the protein product MATRFYSEKNLKFVLYDVHGIADLFKHERFAEYGVESTELILDTARDIAAAMMFPVFSEMDKKPPEYTGSTIKVHPSVSPFVRKMAEGGWINAIFPYDLGGQQMPLTLFNACMFIFAAANYSLSVYPGLTSGALNLIYSFASKELQESFAPPMVSGNWQGTMALTEPEAGSSLSDVRTMALPTDKGYYLIKGQKTFISAGDHDAAENIVHLMLARIKGAPAGVKGISLFIVPKHRKGEGGKLEFNDVSCAGCYHKMGYRGSPIAQLSMGESDDCRGYLVGEANRGLSYMFHMMNEARIHVGVGAAAIASAAYYASLEYARERLQGRSITEKDPVKPQVPIIEHADIRRMLLKQRAIVEGSLSLIVHSGKLVDLIQVSSGEEKTRLELLLEILTPIVKTYPSEMGIVSTSQAIQCLGGYGYSDEFPVEQYMRDARIHPIHEGTTGIQGMDLLGRKVTMKNGAAAQAFIGEINRTIDTAKKFSALSGFADELGRALSLWQGVTGILVQFALKGEIDRFLADAALFLELSGILCIGWQWLAQGIAIQELPAQKTAAYGAEFLGGKMYTLEYYFKYELPAVYGLEKILKESGSMTVAVKPAYFED